One genomic region from Terriglobia bacterium encodes:
- a CDS encoding acyl-CoA dehydrogenase family protein — MSTQAVQQQSTEYPYFTEEHELIRQTVSRFCREEIAPFAAEWDDEGIFPRELFTKAGALGMFGIRIDPKWGGSGQDWWATAAYVEAMAHSDSGSINMAFLVQSDMALPVIQELGTEEQKAEFIPRAVTGEWIGSLGISEPGGGSDVAAIKTRARIEGGDLIISGQKLWITNGTRADYIVLAVRTGGEGHKGISLVLFPTKTKGFSVGKKLKKIGNLASDTAELFFDECRLPLRYILGERDKGFYYIMENFQGERLVASLGALAAMDKALRWAIEYGHDRSAFGQPIGKFQIWRHRFAEHLTAVEAGRWLTYRALDLVNHGKRAVKEITMAKLYTTELSQKIAYDCMQIFGGFAYTTEYPIGRMWRDLRLNTIGAGASEVMKEIIAKEEKL; from the coding sequence ATGAGCACGCAAGCAGTACAGCAGCAAAGCACTGAATATCCTTATTTCACTGAAGAGCATGAACTCATACGGCAGACGGTCTCGCGCTTTTGCCGGGAAGAGATTGCTCCATTCGCAGCGGAGTGGGACGATGAAGGCATCTTTCCCCGCGAGCTTTTTACCAAGGCCGGAGCGCTGGGGATGTTTGGCATCCGCATTGATCCCAAGTGGGGCGGCAGCGGACAGGACTGGTGGGCCACTGCAGCGTACGTTGAAGCCATGGCGCACTCTGACAGCGGCAGCATCAACATGGCGTTCCTGGTGCAGTCGGATATGGCGCTGCCGGTGATCCAGGAGCTGGGCACCGAAGAGCAGAAAGCCGAATTCATTCCCCGGGCCGTAACGGGCGAGTGGATCGGATCGCTGGGCATCAGCGAGCCGGGGGGTGGATCGGACGTGGCGGCGATCAAGACACGCGCGCGCATCGAAGGCGGCGACCTGATTATCTCCGGGCAGAAATTGTGGATCACCAACGGCACACGAGCCGACTACATTGTGTTGGCCGTCCGCACGGGCGGCGAAGGCCACAAAGGAATTTCTCTGGTGCTGTTTCCGACGAAGACCAAAGGTTTCTCTGTGGGCAAGAAACTGAAGAAGATCGGCAACCTGGCCTCAGACACGGCGGAGTTGTTCTTCGATGAATGCCGCTTGCCGCTGCGTTACATTCTGGGCGAACGCGACAAGGGTTTTTATTACATCATGGAAAATTTTCAGGGCGAGCGGCTGGTGGCTTCGCTGGGCGCGCTGGCTGCAATGGACAAAGCGCTGCGCTGGGCCATTGAATATGGACATGACCGCAGCGCTTTCGGCCAGCCGATTGGAAAGTTCCAGATCTGGCGGCACCGCTTTGCCGAACACCTTACGGCCGTGGAAGCCGGCCGATGGCTGACCTACCGCGCGCTTGACTTGGTGAATCATGGTAAGCGTGCGGTGAAGGAAATCACGATGGCCAAGCTGTACACCACGGAGCTTTCGCAGAAAATCGCGTATGACTGCATGCAGATCTTCGGCGGCTTCGCTTACACCACGGAGTATCCCATTGGGCGCATGTGGCGCGATCTGCGTTTGAATACGATTGGCGCAGGCGCTTCTGAGGTCATGAAAGAAATTATTGCGAAGGAAGAAAAGTTGTAA